The following proteins are encoded in a genomic region of Nicotiana sylvestris chromosome 4, ASM39365v2, whole genome shotgun sequence:
- the LOC104248345 gene encoding elicitor peptide 6-like: MEEAADITEKKERGRVDDQESSLTKVYDISKNPIFYFQEAIRAILNCLGFESSKPESSSSSMSDKKEEENNKEDSSEQEEEDDPEGKQASTDNNNDNPNTPSADDPPQSQTLIEAATRRGRTPPRPGVSRGSPPQNN, encoded by the exons atggaaGAGGCTGCAGATATtacagagaaaaaagagagaggtcGAGTTGATGATCAAGAGAGTAGCTTAACTAAAGTTTATGATATTTCCAAGAATCCAATTTTCTACTTCCAAGAAGCCATTAGAGCTATTCTCAACTGTCTTGGTTTTGAATCTTCAAAACCAGAGTCTTCATCTTCTAGTATGTCagataaaaaagaagaagagaataatAAAGAAGATAGTAgtgaacaagaagaagaagatgatccTGAAGGGAAACAGGCTTCAACAGATAATAACAACGATAACCCTAATACTCCATCAGCTGATGATCCACCTCAATCCCAAACACTT ATAGAAGCAGCAACAAGGAGGGGAAGAACGCCACCAAGACCTGGAGTTAGCAGAGGAAGTCCTCCTCAGAACAATTAA